A region of Streptomyces sp. NBC_01788 DNA encodes the following proteins:
- a CDS encoding UBP-type zinc finger domain-containing protein has product MTRDTGIDPRVPPSGTGCAECDAAGGWWFHLRRCARCGHIGCCDDSPSKHATAHHRATGHPVIRSYEPGEGWFWNYDTNELYESGPELAPPESHPKDQPTPGPAGRVPADWADTLR; this is encoded by the coding sequence ATGACCCGTGACACCGGTATCGACCCCCGTGTGCCGCCCAGCGGCACCGGCTGCGCCGAGTGCGACGCGGCCGGCGGCTGGTGGTTCCATCTGCGGCGCTGCGCCCGTTGCGGCCACATCGGCTGCTGCGACGACTCCCCCAGCAAGCACGCCACCGCCCACCACCGGGCCACCGGGCACCCGGTGATCCGCAGCTACGAGCCGGGCGAGGGCTGGTTCTGGAACTACGACACGAACGAGCTCTACGAGTCCGGCCCCGAACTCGCCCCGCCCGAGAGCCACCCGAAGGACCAGCCGACCCCGGGCCCGGCGGGCCGCGTCCCAGCCGACTGGGCGGACACACTGCGCTGA
- a CDS encoding FAD-dependent oxidoreductase — MTQAQEQARTVIMTVDDDPGVSRAVARDLRRRYSGAYRIVRAESGESALDALRELKLRGDPVAVILADFRMPRMNGIEFLERALDIHPGARRVLLTAYADTDAAIDAINVVDLDHYLLKPWDPPEEKLYPVLDDLLQVWRSSDHRPVPSTKVVGHRWSARSSQVREFLARNQVPYRWYSSDEPEGGRLLAAAGQDGQRLPLVVTPDGTPLLEPEPAELAAHVGLATTPAAEFYDLVVVGGGPAGLGAAVYGASEGLRTVLVERSATGGQAGQSSRIENYLGFPDGVSGAQLTDRARRQATRFGAEILTAREVTGLEICGAARSVRFSDGSAVSAHSVILATGVSYRQLPAAGVEELTGCGVFYGSALTEAPSCQGQDVYIVGGANSAGQAAMYLARGAKSVTLLVRGASLAASMSYYLIQQIDEAPNITVRTGTVVDAAHGSGHLEKLALRDTVTGESELVDAQWMFVFIGAAPRTDWLDGTVLRDGRGFILSGPDLTADGRPPPGWELDRPPYHLETNVPGVFVAGDARAESAKRVASAVGEGAMAVLLVHRYLEQS; from the coding sequence ATGACACAGGCCCAGGAGCAGGCGCGGACCGTCATCATGACCGTGGACGACGATCCGGGGGTGTCCCGCGCCGTCGCCCGCGATCTCAGGCGGCGCTACAGCGGTGCGTACCGGATCGTGCGCGCCGAGTCCGGTGAGTCCGCGCTGGACGCGCTGCGCGAGTTGAAGCTTCGGGGCGATCCCGTCGCCGTGATCCTGGCCGACTTCCGCATGCCGCGGATGAACGGCATCGAGTTCCTCGAACGGGCCCTGGACATCCATCCGGGCGCCCGGCGGGTGCTGCTGACCGCGTACGCGGACACCGACGCGGCGATCGACGCGATCAACGTGGTCGACCTCGACCACTACCTCCTCAAGCCCTGGGACCCGCCCGAGGAGAAGCTGTACCCGGTCCTGGACGACCTGCTCCAGGTCTGGCGGAGCAGCGACCACCGGCCGGTGCCGAGCACGAAGGTGGTGGGGCACCGCTGGTCGGCGCGGTCCTCCCAGGTGCGGGAGTTCCTGGCCCGCAACCAGGTGCCGTACCGCTGGTACTCCTCGGACGAACCGGAGGGCGGGAGGCTGCTGGCCGCGGCCGGGCAGGACGGTCAGCGGCTGCCGCTGGTGGTCACCCCGGACGGCACCCCGCTGCTGGAACCGGAGCCGGCCGAGCTGGCGGCCCACGTGGGGCTCGCGACGACACCGGCGGCCGAGTTCTACGACCTGGTGGTGGTCGGCGGCGGCCCGGCCGGGCTCGGCGCGGCCGTCTACGGGGCCTCCGAGGGACTGCGGACGGTGCTCGTGGAGCGTTCGGCGACCGGCGGCCAGGCGGGGCAGAGCTCCCGGATCGAGAACTACCTCGGCTTCCCGGACGGCGTCTCCGGCGCCCAGCTCACCGACCGGGCCCGGCGGCAGGCGACGCGGTTCGGCGCGGAGATCCTGACCGCGCGCGAGGTGACCGGCCTTGAGATCTGCGGGGCGGCGCGGAGCGTGCGCTTCTCCGACGGTTCGGCGGTCTCCGCGCACAGCGTGATCCTGGCGACCGGCGTGTCCTACCGGCAGCTCCCGGCGGCCGGTGTGGAGGAGCTGACCGGCTGCGGGGTGTTCTACGGTTCGGCGCTGACCGAGGCGCCCTCCTGCCAGGGGCAGGACGTCTACATCGTCGGCGGCGCCAACTCCGCTGGGCAGGCGGCGATGTACCTGGCCCGGGGCGCGAAGTCGGTGACCCTGCTGGTGCGCGGGGCGTCGCTCGCGGCGTCGATGTCGTACTACCTGATCCAGCAGATCGACGAGGCCCCCAACATCACGGTCCGCACGGGCACCGTCGTGGACGCCGCGCACGGCTCGGGCCACCTGGAGAAGCTGGCCCTGCGCGACACCGTCACCGGGGAGAGCGAACTCGTCGACGCGCAGTGGATGTTCGTGTTCATCGGGGCGGCGCCGCGGACCGACTGGCTGGACGGCACGGTGCTGCGGGACGGGCGCGGGTTCATCCTGTCCGGGCCCGACCTCACCGCCGACGGGCGGCCGCCACCGGGGTGGGAGCTGGACCGGCCGCCGTACCACCTGGAGACCAACGTGCCCGGCGTGTTCGTCGCCGGTGACGCGCGGGCGGAGTCCGCCAAGCGGGTCGCGTCCGCCGTCGGAGAGGGAGCCATGGCCGTGTTGCTCGTCCACCGTTACCTGGAGCAGTCGTGA
- a CDS encoding ATP-binding protein codes for MPCSAGEIGSLFLFEKLRPEQLGRLCAEGRVERYEPGPVYTEGEPATCFYVMIEGTVVLSRRVGGDDVEVSRTSQRGVYSGAMQAYLGDRLRQVYINSMRVTEPTRFFVLPADAFADIMREWFPMAVHLLEGLFFGSKSTQAAVGQRERLLALGSLSAGLTHELNNPAAAAVRATATLRERVAKMRRKLAVIAEGPFSRDQLTNLIEIQERTAERVAKAPDLSPLQAADREDELTDWLEDHGIDQGPQLAPTFVQAGLDADWLDQVAAAVDEEILPGAVGWLNYTVETELLMDEIADSTTRVSRLVDAAKQYSQLDRAPYQVADVHELLDSTLLMLSGKIGPRIEVVREYDRTLPRIPAYPAELNQVWTNLIDNAVCAMDGADGAGTLTVRTALHDDRLLIEFRDTGPGVPPEIRDRIFDPFFTTKPVGRGTGLGLDISWRIVVNKHHGAIRVKSVPGDTRFQVLLPLNAADGDGPAAAGPPPTAGARPTSEEPT; via the coding sequence ATGCCGTGCAGCGCCGGTGAGATCGGCTCGCTGTTCCTGTTCGAGAAGCTGCGTCCCGAGCAGCTGGGCCGGCTGTGCGCCGAGGGGCGGGTGGAGAGGTACGAGCCAGGCCCGGTGTACACCGAGGGCGAGCCGGCCACCTGCTTCTACGTGATGATCGAGGGGACGGTGGTGCTCTCCCGCCGGGTCGGCGGCGACGACGTGGAGGTCAGCCGGACCTCGCAGCGGGGGGTGTACTCGGGCGCCATGCAGGCGTATCTCGGGGACCGGCTGCGGCAGGTCTACATCAACTCGATGCGGGTCACGGAGCCGACCCGGTTCTTCGTGCTGCCCGCCGACGCGTTCGCGGACATCATGCGGGAATGGTTCCCGATGGCGGTGCACCTGCTGGAGGGGCTGTTCTTCGGGTCGAAGAGCACCCAGGCGGCCGTCGGGCAGCGGGAGCGGCTGCTGGCACTCGGCTCGCTGTCCGCCGGGCTGACCCATGAGCTGAACAACCCCGCGGCGGCGGCCGTACGGGCCACCGCGACGCTGCGGGAACGGGTGGCCAAGATGCGGCGCAAGCTCGCCGTGATCGCCGAAGGGCCTTTCTCCCGGGACCAGTTGACCAACCTCATCGAGATCCAGGAGCGTACGGCCGAACGGGTCGCCAAGGCCCCGGACCTCAGTCCGCTCCAGGCCGCCGACCGCGAGGACGAGCTCACCGACTGGCTGGAGGACCACGGCATCGACCAGGGCCCGCAGCTGGCACCCACCTTCGTGCAGGCGGGGCTCGACGCCGACTGGCTGGACCAGGTCGCGGCGGCCGTCGACGAGGAGATCCTGCCGGGCGCGGTGGGGTGGCTCAACTACACGGTGGAGACGGAACTGCTGATGGACGAGATCGCGGACTCCACCACCCGGGTCTCCCGGCTCGTGGACGCCGCCAAGCAGTACTCTCAGCTGGACCGCGCCCCGTACCAGGTCGCCGACGTGCACGAACTCCTCGACAGCACCCTGCTGATGCTGTCCGGCAAGATCGGGCCGCGGATCGAGGTCGTCAGGGAGTACGACCGTACGCTGCCGCGGATCCCCGCCTATCCGGCCGAACTCAACCAGGTGTGGACCAATCTGATCGACAACGCGGTGTGCGCCATGGACGGCGCGGACGGCGCGGGCACGCTGACCGTGCGGACCGCGCTCCACGACGACCGGCTGCTGATCGAGTTCCGGGACACCGGCCCCGGGGTGCCGCCGGAGATCCGGGACCGCATCTTCGACCCGTTCTTCACCACCAAGCCGGTCGGCCGGGGCACCGGCCTCGGCCTGGACATCTCCTGGCGGATCGTCGTCAACAAGCACCACGGCGCCATCCGCGTGAAATCGGTGCCCGGCGACACCCGGTTCCAGGTGCTGCTGCCGCTGAACGCCGCGGACGGCGACGGACCGGCGGCGGCCGGACCGCCGCCCACCGCCGGGGCACGCCCGACCTCCGAGGAGCCGACATGA